In Gemmatimonadales bacterium, the following are encoded in one genomic region:
- a CDS encoding phenylalanine 4-monooxygenase translates to MAVLRAEETDGGGLTTTRASFIEQAQQEGRLYIHQPYELYSEGNHEAWRRLFTGMEDRWRGYANPRFLQGIDSLCLDPARVPRLEDVNRFLSPLTGFKAKPVSGYVPSFLFFDCLRNREFPTTITIRDGASLDYLPEPDIFHDIAGHVPMHTDRAFADTLVRFGDCAHTAAEIVAGIRDEQEKIRRVTSIFKALARFFWFTIEFGLMRSPTGLKAYGSGLLSSYGEIAHAIDSPEVQRYPVQLEWVINQCFEIDHYQPLLFIVDSFDHLSELVGELEQWMRDGRLDNVAPGEPAVSEPDLRSFLEASLGK, encoded by the coding sequence ACGACGACCCGCGCGTCGTTCATCGAACAGGCCCAGCAGGAGGGGCGGCTCTACATTCATCAGCCGTACGAGCTCTACTCGGAAGGGAATCACGAGGCCTGGCGCCGACTGTTCACGGGGATGGAGGATCGCTGGCGCGGCTACGCCAATCCACGCTTCCTCCAGGGGATCGACAGTCTGTGTCTGGACCCGGCCCGGGTCCCGCGCCTGGAAGACGTGAACCGATTTCTCAGCCCGCTCACCGGCTTCAAGGCGAAGCCGGTGAGCGGCTACGTTCCCTCGTTCCTGTTCTTCGACTGCCTCCGGAACCGCGAGTTCCCCACGACCATCACCATCCGCGACGGCGCCTCGCTCGACTACCTGCCGGAACCGGACATCTTTCACGACATCGCTGGGCACGTGCCGATGCACACGGATCGGGCGTTCGCCGACACGCTCGTGCGATTCGGCGACTGCGCCCATACCGCCGCGGAGATCGTGGCCGGCATCCGGGACGAGCAGGAGAAGATCCGGCGGGTCACCAGCATCTTCAAGGCGCTGGCACGGTTCTTCTGGTTCACCATCGAGTTCGGGCTGATGCGGAGCCCCACCGGCCTCAAGGCCTATGGCAGCGGGCTGCTCAGCTCCTATGGAGAGATCGCCCACGCCATCGACTCGCCGGAGGTGCAGCGGTATCCGGTGCAGCTGGAATGGGTGATCAATCAATGCTTCGAGATCGACCACTACCAGCCGCTCTTGTTCATCGTGGACTCGTTCGACCACCTCTCCGAGCTGGTCGGAGAGCTGGAGCAGTGGATGCGAGATGGCCGGCTGGACAACGTGGCGCCGGGAGAGCCGGCGGTGAGCGAGCCCGACCTGAGGAGCTTTCTGGAGGCGTCGTTGGGCAAGTGA
- a CDS encoding metalloregulator ArsR/SmtB family transcription factor, producing MSADALSRAFAALADPTRRAILARLANGERTVGELAKPFAMSGPAVSKHLKVLERAGLVSRGRDAQRRPCRLRAAPIKRVAEWADDYRQFWDASYERLDAYLNHLMSEKPDDDAAK from the coding sequence ATGTCCGCCGACGCCCTCTCCCGCGCCTTCGCCGCCCTCGCCGATCCGACTCGGCGCGCCATCCTAGCGCGCCTGGCCAACGGGGAACGCACGGTCGGCGAGCTCGCCAAACCGTTCGCCATGAGCGGGCCCGCGGTCTCGAAACACCTCAAGGTGCTCGAGCGCGCCGGCCTCGTCTCGCGGGGACGCGACGCGCAGCGGAGACCCTGCCGGCTCCGCGCGGCGCCGATCAAGAGGGTGGCCGAGTGGGCGGATGACTATCGCCAGTTCTGGGACGCGAGTTACGAGCGTCTCGACGCCTACCTCAATCATCTGATGTCGGAGAAGCCGGACGATGACGCCGCCAAGTGA
- a CDS encoding SRPBCC domain-containing protein, translating into MTPPSEGPSAGTRNRTIFSTPSDRELVITRTFDAPRSLVWAAFTDPKHLPNWHTGPEGFTMPVCEIDLRPGGSWHYVWRNRQGREFGAAGTYREVDPPKRIVYVTSVNGEEQTSTTRFTEENGRTVVTSSMLFASKASRDRGLPYAKIGTESNYARLDAYLAHDEHDLEHDENK; encoded by the coding sequence ATGACGCCGCCAAGTGAAGGCCCCAGCGCCGGCACGCGCAACCGGACGATCTTCTCCACGCCGAGCGATCGCGAGCTCGTGATCACTCGCACGTTCGATGCGCCTCGCTCGCTCGTGTGGGCGGCGTTCACCGATCCGAAGCATCTCCCGAACTGGCACACGGGGCCCGAAGGGTTCACGATGCCGGTCTGCGAGATCGATCTGCGACCGGGCGGAAGCTGGCATTACGTGTGGCGCAATCGGCAGGGGCGCGAGTTCGGCGCCGCCGGCACCTATCGCGAGGTCGATCCGCCGAAGCGCATCGTCTACGTGACCAGTGTCAACGGAGAAGAGCAGACGAGCACGACGAGGTTCACCGAGGAGAACGGACGCACTGTGGTGACCAGCTCGATGCTCTTCGCGAGCAAGGCATCGCGCGACCGCGGGCTCCCGTACGCCAAGATCGGCACCGAGAGCAACTACGCGCGTCTGGACGCGTATCTCGCGCACGACGAACACGATCTTGAGCACGACGAGAACAAGTAA
- a CDS encoding VOC family protein encodes MKIRLTSVYVDNLDKALRFYTEVLGFVKKADFSQGPFRWLTVASPEEPNGTELQLALNDNPAAGAYQRAMFEQGQPAAMFYTDDVRGDHERVKARGAEFTMPPTEVTASTIAQLNDTCGNLIQLVQLARW; translated from the coding sequence ATGAAAATCAGGCTGACGAGCGTCTATGTTGACAACCTGGACAAAGCCCTGCGTTTTTACACCGAAGTGTTGGGCTTTGTGAAGAAGGCCGACTTTTCGCAAGGGCCGTTTCGCTGGCTGACGGTAGCCTCGCCAGAGGAGCCAAACGGCACCGAGCTGCAGCTGGCGCTGAACGACAATCCGGCAGCAGGGGCCTATCAGCGGGCGATGTTCGAGCAGGGCCAGCCCGCGGCCATGTTTTACACCGACGATGTCAGGGGCGACCACGAGCGCGTCAAAGCGCGTGGCGCCGAGTTCACGATGCCGCCGACCGAGGTGACCGCCTCGACCATCGCGCAGCTGAACGACACCTGCGGCAACCTCATTCAACTCGTTCAGCTGGCGCGCTGGTAA
- a CDS encoding DUF1801 domain-containing protein, translated as MTKSRASQAQSASELISKRIAELGDWRGETLSRMRKLIREADPDVVEEWKWVKPTKPGTPVWSHDGIICTGESYKNVVKLTFAKGASLQDPARLFNSSLDGNTRRAIDIHEGEEVDGSAFKALVRQAVALNSSGK; from the coding sequence ATGACGAAATCGCGCGCGAGCCAAGCCCAGTCGGCCTCGGAGCTCATCTCGAAAAGGATCGCTGAGCTTGGAGACTGGCGCGGGGAAACCCTCAGCAGAATGCGGAAGCTCATCAGGGAAGCGGACCCGGACGTCGTCGAGGAGTGGAAGTGGGTCAAACCAACCAAACCCGGCACGCCGGTTTGGTCGCACGACGGCATCATCTGCACCGGCGAATCCTACAAGAATGTCGTGAAGCTGACCTTCGCCAAGGGCGCGTCTCTCCAGGATCCGGCCCGTCTCTTCAACTCGAGTCTCGACGGAAACACACGTCGCGCGATCGACATCCATGAAGGAGAAGAGGTTGACGGGTCCGCCTTCAAGGCGCTCGTTCGCCAGGCCGTCGCCCTCAACAGTTCTGGCAAGTGA
- a CDS encoding DUF1801 domain-containing protein, producing MTSIKHKDPLVAAKPTLLAGGNPQIPKADGDAPVRAYIAAMPGWKRNVGRRLDALIVRTVPDVHKAVRWNSPFYGIEGQGWFLNFHCFTKYVKVAFFRGTSLRPVPPGESKHREVRYLDIHEDDQLDEELLARWIRRASELPGWVP from the coding sequence GTGACGTCCATCAAGCACAAGGACCCCTTGGTGGCCGCGAAGCCGACCCTGCTCGCAGGCGGCAACCCTCAGATCCCGAAGGCCGACGGCGACGCCCCGGTGCGGGCCTACATCGCGGCCATGCCGGGCTGGAAACGCAACGTCGGGCGCCGGCTCGACGCGCTCATCGTGCGTACCGTCCCCGACGTGCACAAGGCAGTCAGGTGGAACTCGCCGTTCTATGGCATCGAGGGCCAGGGCTGGTTCCTCAACTTTCATTGCTTCACGAAGTACGTCAAAGTGGCCTTCTTCCGCGGCACCTCACTGCGTCCTGTCCCTCCCGGCGAGTCCAAGCACAGGGAAGTGCGCTACCTCGACATCCACGAAGACGACCAGCTCGACGAGGAGCTCCTGGCGAGGTGGATTCGGCGGGCATCGGAGCTGCCCGGCTGGGTCCCGTAG